GCCGGCGCCCGCGACTTCCTCTCCGACGCGGTGGTGGAGGCAGAACTGCTGGGCGCCCTGCAGCGCATGCTGCGCGAAAGCCATGTGAGCACCGGCGCCGGTGGCAAGCTGGTGGCGGTGATGAATGCCAAGGGCGGCTCGGGAGCGACCATGTTCGCCTGCAACCTGGCGCACCAGCTCAGCGCGACCGGTGCCAGCACCTTGCTGCTGGATCTCGACCTGCAGTTCGGCAGCGTGGCACACAGCCTGGACATTGCTCCTACGCACAGCCACGTGGAAGTCATGCAGCAGGTGGAGGGGCTCGACAGCGTGGCCCTGCGCGGTTTCTGCAGCCACTTCAGCCCGACCCTGCATGTTCTGGGCGGGCGCTCCAGTGATCTGTGCCTGGCCCAGGATGTCCGCCTGGAGCAGCTGGAGACCCTGCTCCAGTTGGCCCGTGCCAGCTACGACTGGGTCGTGGTGGACCTGCCGCGGCAGATCGACCATCTGACGGGCATCACCCTGGAGCAGGCTGATCACTGCTACATCCTGCTGCAGCAGAGCCTCAGCCACCTGAAGGATGCCAGCCGGCTGCTGCAGATCCTGCGCAACGATCTGGGCGTGCAGAGCAACCGCCTGCATGTGGTGGTCAACCGTTACAACAAGGCCGCGCCGATCACCCTGCAGGATATCGATGACGCTCTGCATTGCCCCGACCTGCAGAAACTGCCGAACGACTTCGCCGCCGTCAGCGAAAGCCAGAACAGCGGCATACCGCTTGAGCTGCATGCCCCGCGTGCGCCCATTACCCTCGCCCTGCGCAGCCTGAAGCAGGAGTTGGCCGGTACCGAGGCCGGCGAACAGGGATTGTTCAAACGTACCTTCAGCCGCCTGTTCAGGGGGTGAGTCATGCTCAGCGACTTTCGTAATCGACTGCGTCAGCAGAGTGGCAAGGCCAAGGACGGCGTCGCGTCCACAGAGCCGGCGCCCCCCAGCGTGATGAGCTGGGAGGTTTCCGTACCCTCGGAAGTCTATGAGACCCGCACCCAGCTCAATCAGGTGGAAACCGAGTGGCGCGAGAAGATCTACCAGCAGCTGCTCAAGGTCATGGACCTGTCACTGCTGGACTCGCTGGAGCCCGCCGAGGCGGCCCGGCAGATCCGCGATATCTGCCAGCGCCTGCTGGACGAACATTCGGCGCCGGTATCGACCAGCAGCCGGCAGCTGATCATCAAGCAGATCGGCGACGAGGTGCTCGGCCTGGGGCCGCTGGAACCGCTGCTGGCCGACCACAGCGTGTCGGACATCCTGGTCAACGGGCACGCCTCGGTCTACGTCGAGCGCTTCGGCAAGCTGCAACGCACCGACGTGCGCTTCCGCGATGACCAGCACCTGCTCAATATTATCGACCGTATCGTTTCCAGCCTGGGCCGGCGCATCGACGAGTCCTCGCCGCTGGTGGATGCGCGCCTGAAGGATGGCTCGCGGGTCAATGCCATCATCCCGCCGCTGGCCATCGATGGACCGAGCATGTCCATCCGTCGTTTCGCCGTGGACCTGCTCAACGCCGAGAGCCTGATCCAGATGGGCACCATCACCCCGGGTATCGCCCTGATGCTCAAGGCCATAGTGCGTGGTCGCCTCAACGTGCTGGT
This DNA window, taken from Pseudomonas alcaligenes, encodes the following:
- a CDS encoding CpaF family protein — encoded protein: MLSDFRNRLRQQSGKAKDGVASTEPAPPSVMSWEVSVPSEVYETRTQLNQVETEWREKIYQQLLKVMDLSLLDSLEPAEAARQIRDICQRLLDEHSAPVSTSSRQLIIKQIGDEVLGLGPLEPLLADHSVSDILVNGHASVYVERFGKLQRTDVRFRDDQHLLNIIDRIVSSLGRRIDESSPLVDARLKDGSRVNAIIPPLAIDGPSMSIRRFAVDLLNAESLIQMGTITPGIALMLKAIVRGRLNVLVSGGTGTGKTTMLNVLSSFIPDNERIVTIEDSAELQLQQPHVVRLETRPPNIEGRGEVNQRELVRNSLRMRPDRIVIGEVRGAEALDMLTAMNTGHDGSLTTIHANTPRDALGRIENMVSMTGATFPIKAMRQQIASAIDVVIQLERQEDGKRRLVSVQEINGMEGEIVTMTEIFTFERRGLGEHGEVLGEYRPTGMVPAFRDVLAKRGIELPLSLFRPDWMEAMQS
- a CDS encoding AAA family ATPase; this translates as MLTPSSSSRSGPRLLISSRDARALNQLQEISQRIPGLQVSTRLVSNGHTDPLYGLDELPDFLLLWVSHLWRDELEALLQRPLSERPPLLVCGPLEEREGMRMAMQAGARDFLSDAVVEAELLGALQRMLRESHVSTGAGGKLVAVMNAKGGSGATMFACNLAHQLSATGASTLLLDLDLQFGSVAHSLDIAPTHSHVEVMQQVEGLDSVALRGFCSHFSPTLHVLGGRSSDLCLAQDVRLEQLETLLQLARASYDWVVVDLPRQIDHLTGITLEQADHCYILLQQSLSHLKDASRLLQILRNDLGVQSNRLHVVVNRYNKAAPITLQDIDDALHCPDLQKLPNDFAAVSESQNSGIPLELHAPRAPITLALRSLKQELAGTEAGEQGLFKRTFSRLFRG